The proteins below come from a single Gordonia pseudamarae genomic window:
- a CDS encoding PP2C family protein-serine/threonine phosphatase yields the protein MDLIIRDDSRCGTDIVGPLSLSWAANSDVGRVRESNEDAASVRPGKYFVADGMGGHESGEVASETALRAFDDVECGGDRTQTQTALIDLLSTAQQQIDEIDPGAHRRAGTTATGVVLVTHEDRPHWLVLNIGDSRTYRYAQGVLEQVTVDHSQVQEFVDAGFITAEQARTDPRRNVITRALGAGMIAPEADFYSFPAVAGDVLLMCTDGLTGELPDGEIEAILADMPSPQEAVTTLIAGAHALGAHDNVTVVVVAVAQASDGADAVVIDTNIAAATDTDAPADPAAAVSPNGGTQPEAAEGPSV from the coding sequence GTGGACCTGATCATTCGCGATGACTCTCGCTGCGGAACCGACATCGTCGGGCCGCTGAGTCTGAGCTGGGCGGCCAACAGTGATGTCGGCCGGGTCCGTGAGTCCAACGAGGATGCGGCCTCGGTCCGTCCGGGTAAGTATTTCGTCGCCGACGGAATGGGCGGGCACGAGAGCGGTGAGGTCGCCAGCGAGACGGCGTTGCGCGCGTTCGACGACGTCGAGTGCGGTGGTGACCGTACTCAGACGCAGACCGCACTGATCGATCTGCTGTCCACCGCGCAACAGCAGATAGACGAGATCGATCCGGGGGCGCACCGGCGCGCGGGCACCACCGCCACCGGTGTCGTTCTGGTCACCCACGAGGACCGCCCGCACTGGCTGGTACTCAACATCGGCGATTCGCGCACCTACCGGTACGCCCAGGGGGTGCTCGAACAGGTCACGGTCGACCATTCGCAGGTCCAGGAGTTCGTCGACGCCGGGTTCATCACCGCCGAGCAGGCCCGCACCGACCCCCGCCGCAACGTGATAACCCGGGCCCTGGGCGCCGGGATGATCGCACCGGAGGCCGACTTCTACTCGTTCCCCGCCGTGGCGGGCGATGTGCTGTTGATGTGCACCGACGGTCTGACCGGTGAACTGCCCGATGGTGAGATCGAGGCGATTCTGGCCGATATGCCCTCACCGCAGGAGGCGGTCACCACGTTGATCGCCGGTGCGCACGCGCTCGGCGCGCACGACAACGTCACCGTCGTCGTCGTGGCCGTCGCCCAGGCGTCCGACGGTGCCGATGCCGTCGTCATCGATACGAACATCGCCGCCGCCACGGACACCGACGCCCCGGCCGATCCGGCGGCCGCGGTGAGCCCGAACGGTGGAACACAACCCGAAGCGGCCGAGGGCCCGTCGGTGTGA